One genomic window of Aptenodytes patagonicus chromosome 3, bAptPat1.pri.cur, whole genome shotgun sequence includes the following:
- the HTR1B gene encoding 5-hydroxytryptamine receptor 1B translates to MEPAGPCQAPLLPANDSYHGRNCSAEEGIYQDATPLSGKIVLAVVLALVTLATVLSNAFVIATVYQTRKLHTPANYLIASLAVTDLLVSILVMPISTMYTVTGKWTLGQIVCDIWLSSDITCCTASILHLCVIALDRYWAITDAVEYSTKRTPKRAAGMIALVWVFSICISMPPLFWRQAKAEEVSHCVVNTDHVLYTVYSTVGAFYFPTLLLIALYGRIYVEARSRILKQTPKKAGKRLTRAQLITDSPGSSSSVTSINSKAPEGSSETGSPVYMNQVKVKVSDALLEKKKLTAARERKATKTLGIILGAFIVCWLPFFIISLVLPICKDACWFHVAIFDFFTWLGYLNSLINPIIYTMSNEDFKQAFHKLIRFRCTS, encoded by the coding sequence ATGGAGCCGGCCGGCCCCTGCCAGGCGCCGCTGCTCCCCGCCAACGACTCTTACCACGGCCGAAACTGCAGCGCCGAGGAAGGGATCTACCAAGATGCCACCCCCCTCTCCGGGAAGATCGTGCTCGCCGTCGTCCTGGCGCTCGTCACGCTGGCCACGGTGCTCTCCAACGCCTTTGTCATCGCCACGGTCTACCAGACGAGGAAACTCCACACGCCGGCCAACTATCTCATCGCCTCGCTGGCCGTCACCGACCTCCTTGTCTCCATCCTCGTCATGCCCATCAGCACCATGTACACTGTGACCGGCAAGTGGACGCTGGGCCAGATCGTCTGCGATATCTGGCTGTCCTCGGACATCACCTGTTGCACGGCGTCCATCCTGCACCTCTGTGTCATCGCCCTGGACCGCTACTGGGCGATCACCGACGCCGTCGAGTACTCCACGAAACGGACTCCCAAGCGGGCAGCGGGCATGATCGCTCTGGTGTGGGTCTTCTCCATCTGCATCTCCATGCCCCCTTTGTTTTGGCGGCAGGCGAAGGCCGAGGAAGTCTCTCACTGTGTGGTGAACACGGACCACGTCCTCTACACTGTGTACTCCACAGTGGGAGCCTTCTACTTCCCCACTCTGCTGCTGATAGCCCTCTACGGGAGGATCTACGTGGAAGCCAGATCGCGGATTTTGAAGCAGACGCCAAAGAAAGCAGGTAAAAGACTAACGCGGGCTCAGTTAATCACAGACTCCCCGGGGTCGTCCTCCTCCGTCACGTCCATAAACTCCAAGGCCCCCGAGGGATCCAGCGAAACGGGCTCTCCCGTGTACATGAACCAGGTGAAGGTGAAGGTCTCGGATGCCCTGCTGGAGAAAAAGAAGCTCACGGCCGCTAGAGAGCGGAAGGCTACAAAGACTTTAGGGATTATTTTAGGAGCTTTCATCGTCTGTTGGCTGCCCTTTTTCATCATCAGCCTGGTGTTGCCTATTTGCAAGGACGCTTGCTGGTTCCACGTGGCCATCTTTGACTTTTTCACGTGGCTTGGATATCTCAACTCCCTCATCAACCCCATCATCTATACTATGTCTAACGAAGACTTCAAACAAGCTTTCCACAAACTCATACGTTTCCGATGCACAAGCTGA